One part of the Candidatus Neomarinimicrobiota bacterium genome encodes these proteins:
- a CDS encoding T9SS type A sorting domain-containing protein, which produces MYVQEFAERYRQSSGDTLPIPVIVSVADEDESLPMEFTLSQNYPNPFNPVTSIDYALTKAGNVTLSIYNLRGERVATIVDEYQIPGIYSANWNAENSASGIYFYRLQIGSASISKKMLLLK; this is translated from the coding sequence TTGTACGTTCAGGAGTTTGCCGAACGTTATAGACAGTCAAGCGGGGACACTCTCCCGATACCGGTAATAGTATCGGTTGCCGATGAAGATGAGTCTCTCCCAATGGAGTTCACTCTTTCGCAGAACTATCCAAATCCGTTCAATCCCGTAACAAGCATCGATTATGCATTGACAAAGGCGGGAAATGTAACTCTTTCGATTTATAATTTAAGAGGCGAAAGAGTGGCGACAATAGTTGATGAATATCAAATTCCGGGAATATATTCAGCGAACTGGAATGCAGAAAACAGCGCTTCGGGAATCTACTTTTACCGCCTGCAAATTGGCAGTGCTTCAATCTCTAAGAAGATGTTGCTGCTCAAATAA